The proteins below come from a single Faecalibaculum rodentium genomic window:
- the uvrB gene encoding excinuclease ABC subunit UvrB, translated as MAEEQTAASVTEQKEGKGREPGTFQLVSDYKPSGDQPEAIKELVEGVKEGKQCQVLMGATGTGKTFTISNVIEQVGRPTLVFAHNKTLASQLYAEFKEFFPHNHVEYFVSYFDYYQPEAYIPKSDTYIDKNTKTNEELDMLRLAAANAALNHRDTIIVASVASIYGASNPDQYRDMIETVRVGQEIDRRELMQFLVRQQYKRNDMDPVRGTFRVRGDTIEISPGHTDRYLIRIEMFGDEIDRITQVDPLTGKVQQAYSVYNIYPANGYATSMDIMRRAAGTIEAELEDRLKFYKEEGKPLEAERLEQRCRYDIEALREFGVCPGIENYSRHIDGRKPGEKPYTLFDYLPEDFLLVVDESHASLPQIRGMYNGDRARKETLVEYGFRLPSALDNRPLTFPEFEQVTGQSIFVSATPGDYELEKTNQHVVEQIIRPTGLLDPEVEVRPTEGQIDDLVDEIRQRIAAGERTLVTTLTVRMAEDLTEYLKNLDIKVAWLHHEVKTIERTEIIHDLREGKYDVLVGINLLREGLDIPEVGLIAILDADKEGFLRSRRSLIQIIGRAARNAHGKVIMYGDKMTDSMKEAIAETKRRRGIQMRYNEEHGIVPKTVLKPIRDIVRSKETKAEASRYLKKKKIGKKAAQKLIEDMELEMREAAKELDFERAAQLRDMILELKAESAA; from the coding sequence ATGGCAGAAGAACAGACGGCCGCTTCGGTGACTGAGCAGAAAGAAGGAAAAGGCAGGGAACCGGGCACGTTTCAGCTGGTGAGCGACTACAAACCTTCCGGCGACCAGCCGGAGGCCATCAAAGAGCTGGTGGAGGGCGTGAAGGAAGGAAAGCAGTGCCAGGTGCTCATGGGGGCCACCGGTACGGGCAAGACCTTCACGATTTCCAATGTGATCGAGCAGGTGGGGCGGCCCACGCTGGTGTTCGCGCACAACAAGACGCTGGCCAGTCAGCTGTATGCGGAGTTCAAGGAATTCTTCCCCCACAACCATGTGGAGTACTTTGTCTCCTATTTCGACTACTATCAGCCGGAGGCATATATCCCGAAATCGGATACATACATTGACAAGAACACCAAGACCAACGAAGAACTGGACATGCTTCGGCTGGCGGCTGCCAACGCAGCGCTGAATCACCGCGATACCATCATCGTGGCATCAGTTGCCAGCATTTATGGTGCCAGCAATCCGGACCAGTACCGGGACATGATCGAGACTGTGCGCGTGGGGCAGGAAATCGACCGGCGGGAACTGATGCAGTTTCTGGTCAGGCAGCAGTACAAGCGCAATGACATGGACCCGGTGCGCGGTACCTTCCGGGTGCGGGGCGACACCATTGAAATCAGTCCGGGTCACACGGACCGGTACCTGATCCGGATCGAGATGTTCGGGGACGAGATCGACCGGATCACCCAGGTGGATCCGCTGACAGGCAAGGTCCAGCAGGCATATTCTGTGTACAACATCTATCCGGCAAACGGATATGCAACGAGCATGGACATCATGCGGCGGGCTGCGGGAACCATTGAAGCGGAGCTCGAAGACCGCCTGAAGTTCTACAAAGAGGAAGGCAAGCCACTGGAAGCCGAGCGGCTGGAGCAGCGGTGCCGGTATGATATCGAGGCACTGCGGGAATTCGGTGTCTGCCCGGGCATCGAGAACTACTCCCGTCACATCGATGGCCGCAAGCCAGGGGAAAAGCCCTACACGCTGTTTGACTATCTGCCGGAGGATTTTCTGCTGGTGGTGGATGAAAGCCATGCATCGCTGCCGCAGATCCGGGGCATGTACAACGGGGACCGGGCGCGGAAGGAAACACTGGTGGAATATGGATTCCGGCTCCCGAGTGCCCTGGACAACCGGCCTCTGACATTTCCGGAATTCGAACAGGTGACGGGTCAGTCGATTTTCGTCAGCGCAACCCCCGGGGACTATGAACTGGAGAAGACGAACCAGCATGTGGTGGAGCAGATCATCCGCCCCACCGGGCTGCTGGATCCGGAGGTGGAGGTCCGTCCGACGGAAGGACAGATCGATGACCTGGTGGATGAAATCCGGCAGCGGATCGCAGCGGGGGAACGCACGCTGGTGACCACGCTGACGGTGCGGATGGCGGAGGATCTGACGGAGTACCTGAAGAATCTCGACATCAAAGTGGCGTGGCTGCATCATGAGGTAAAGACCATTGAGCGCACGGAGATCATTCATGACTTGCGGGAAGGCAAGTACGATGTACTGGTGGGGATCAACCTGCTGCGGGAGGGTCTGGATATTCCGGAGGTCGGCCTGATCGCGATTCTGGATGCGGACAAGGAGGGCTTCCTGCGAAGCCGCCGGAGTCTGATCCAGATCATTGGCCGTGCAGCGCGGAATGCCCATGGCAAGGTCATTATGTATGGCGACAAGATGACGGACTCCATGAAGGAGGCCATCGCGGAGACAAAGCGCCGTCGCGGGATCCAGATGCGGTACAACGAGGAGCACGGCATCGTGCCAAAGACTGTGCTCAAGCCGATCCGGGACATTGTGCGCAGCAAGGAAACCAAGGCGGAGGCCAGCCGGTACCTGAAGAAAAAGAAGATCGGCAAGAAAGCGGCACAGAAGCTCATCGAGGATATGGAACTCGAAATGCGGGAAGCCGCCAAGGAGCTGGACTTCGAGCGCGCCGCCCAGCTGCGTGACATGATCCTGGAGCTGAAGGCCGAATCTGCAGCCTGA
- a CDS encoding S41 family peptidase, whose translation MKPVDKKSLEKTRKNKQTAWIVTGLCAACFAAGVSVPLLMDAHKSDDLAKVENIYGLLKDRWFYGNQVEDLDSRLAEQAIAGMTTLEEDPHTNYFNLEEAKAFSQSLAGSNVGVGISFYRNADDEMTVRDVFLDSTADKAGLRTGDVLVKVGTKETKGLPNEEITQTIQNYEGQKLPVEVRRGDELLTLTLEPGEYDSTVVCETVDGIGIIDLSSFSENSGREFASAVKKLESQGVRNVIIDLRGNTGGYLSAAKDISEVLLPKDSVIFQEKDKDGNIRKLRTEQEGQADFDRIVILQDGSSASASEVLIGALKDNLDNVTTVGTRTYGKGTEQVSVPFTDGTSLKYTIAEWLTPSGESINRTGFAPDVEVGLSPVRTVTYPGMEEGEVIVADSVNDNAGALQLFLQYLGYEVDRTDTYFDAAGSEALRRFQADHGLEPTGEADKETFDQIADLTLIRIYESEKSDDAQRNRALEILSSGE comes from the coding sequence ATGAAGCCGGTGGATAAAAAGAGTCTGGAGAAAACCAGGAAAAACAAGCAGACAGCATGGATCGTGACGGGGCTTTGTGCCGCATGCTTTGCAGCAGGGGTGTCGGTGCCGCTGCTCATGGATGCGCACAAGAGCGATGACCTGGCGAAGGTCGAGAACATTTACGGGCTCCTGAAAGACCGGTGGTTTTACGGGAACCAGGTCGAGGACCTAGATTCCAGGCTCGCAGAGCAGGCCATTGCCGGAATGACCACCCTGGAGGAAGATCCCCATACGAATTACTTCAATCTGGAGGAAGCCAAAGCCTTTTCCCAGTCGCTTGCGGGCTCCAATGTGGGGGTGGGAATCTCCTTTTATCGGAATGCCGATGATGAAATGACGGTCCGGGATGTGTTCCTGGATTCCACGGCGGACAAAGCCGGACTGCGGACCGGTGATGTCCTGGTGAAAGTCGGCACGAAGGAAACAAAGGGGCTCCCCAATGAGGAGATCACCCAGACGATTCAGAATTACGAAGGGCAGAAACTCCCGGTGGAAGTCAGGCGGGGGGATGAACTTCTGACCCTGACCCTGGAGCCCGGGGAATACGATTCCACGGTGGTTTGCGAAACTGTGGACGGTATCGGGATCATCGACCTGTCGAGTTTTTCCGAGAACTCCGGGCGGGAATTTGCCAGCGCAGTGAAAAAACTCGAATCCCAGGGGGTGCGGAATGTCATCATCGATCTCAGGGGAAACACAGGGGGCTATCTTTCGGCGGCGAAGGACATCTCCGAGGTGCTGCTTCCGAAGGACTCCGTGATTTTCCAGGAAAAAGACAAGGACGGAAACATCCGGAAGCTCAGGACAGAGCAGGAGGGACAGGCAGATTTCGACCGCATCGTGATCCTGCAGGATGGCAGTTCTGCGAGTGCCAGTGAGGTTCTGATCGGGGCCCTGAAGGACAATCTGGACAATGTGACGACTGTCGGGACCCGGACTTACGGCAAGGGCACGGAGCAGGTGAGTGTACCCTTTACGGACGGGACGAGCCTGAAGTACACCATTGCGGAATGGCTCACACCTTCGGGCGAAAGCATCAACCGTACGGGGTTTGCCCCGGATGTGGAGGTCGGGCTGTCGCCGGTGCGTACTGTGACGTATCCGGGGATGGAGGAAGGCGAGGTCATTGTGGCGGATTCCGTGAATGACAACGCCGGTGCTCTCCAGCTGTTTCTCCAGTACCTGGGGTATGAGGTCGACCGGACGGATACATATTTTGATGCGGCAGGCAGTGAAGCTCTGCGGCGGTTTCAGGCAGACCACGGCCTGGAACCCACAGGGGAAGCGGACAAGGAGACCTTTGACCAGATTGCGGATTTGACGCTCATCCGGATCTATGAATCGGAGAAAAGCGACGACGCGCAGAGAAACAGGGCCCTGGAGATCCTGTCTTCGGGAGAGTGA
- the ftsX gene encoding permease-like cell division protein FtsX, whose amino-acid sequence MKRLFFQFLYELKSAWRGITRNWALSLSALGAVTVSLFLIACFSLIGYHTEQFASRAESGLRLHAVLAQGLDPAAVEQTGNDIRGLSFVDRADFSDKDQELELMIQEKGEAFSVYRGEQNPLSDAWFVYLDNGTDIQEAARQVGLIPGVETVTYGGESTVELARLLSRVRIAGYIGSALLLVLSMYLIYNTIRTTIYSRQDEIITMRQVGASNAFIKIPFELQGMVLGLLGAVIPFVLIAWGYPRLYNGLGGILFANVFELMKPGQTVFWSGLLLFGGGLLVGWLASFMAATKYIKAKR is encoded by the coding sequence ATGAAGCGGCTGTTCTTCCAGTTCCTCTATGAACTGAAAAGTGCCTGGCGGGGCATCACCCGCAACTGGGCGCTGTCACTGTCAGCCCTGGGCGCGGTGACGGTGTCGCTGTTTCTCATCGCCTGTTTTTCGCTGATCGGCTATCACACCGAGCAGTTTGCTTCCCGGGCGGAAAGCGGGCTGCGGCTCCATGCAGTGCTCGCCCAGGGGCTGGATCCGGCAGCAGTGGAGCAGACAGGGAATGACATCCGTGGGCTCTCATTTGTGGACCGGGCGGATTTCTCCGACAAAGACCAGGAGCTGGAGCTCATGATCCAGGAAAAAGGCGAGGCCTTTTCCGTGTACCGCGGGGAACAGAACCCTCTTTCCGATGCCTGGTTTGTGTACCTTGACAACGGAACCGACATTCAGGAAGCTGCCCGTCAGGTAGGTCTGATTCCCGGGGTGGAGACTGTCACCTATGGCGGTGAAAGCACCGTGGAACTTGCCCGGCTGCTCAGCCGCGTGCGGATTGCCGGCTACATTGGCAGTGCCCTTTTGCTGGTGCTTTCCATGTACCTGATCTACAACACCATCCGCACTACGATTTACTCCCGCCAGGACGAAATCATCACCATGCGCCAGGTCGGCGCTTCGAATGCCTTCATCAAGATTCCCTTTGAGCTCCAGGGCATGGTTCTGGGACTTCTTGGGGCGGTGATTCCTTTTGTGCTCATCGCCTGGGGATATCCGCGTCTGTATAATGGACTGGGCGGCATTCTTTTCGCGAATGTATTTGAACTCATGAAACCCGGACAGACAGTGTTCTGGTCAGGCCTGCTGCTCTTCGGCGGTGGCCTGCTCGTGGGATGGCTGGCCAGTTTCATGGCTGCCACCAAGTACATCAAGGCAAAACGATAG
- the ftsE gene encoding cell division ATP-binding protein FtsE, which yields MIELKDASKAYPNGVHALNHIDLRIDPGEFVYVIGPTGSGKSTLIKLLNGEEVADSGTVTVNGTNVGALKHRKVPKYRRNIGCIFQDYRLLPRLTVYENIAFALEVTGTPSKQIRQRVREVLELVDLKDKERAYPDELSGGQQQRVTIGRAIANRPSILIADEPTGNLDPNMSLEIIELLEKINQTQGTTIVMVTHDRELVDRFRKRTIMLDKGYIVHDSSKGGYKSL from the coding sequence ATGATCGAACTCAAGGATGCATCGAAAGCCTACCCCAATGGGGTGCATGCGCTGAATCACATTGATCTGCGGATCGATCCCGGAGAATTTGTCTACGTGATCGGACCGACAGGATCCGGCAAGAGCACGCTCATCAAGCTGCTCAATGGCGAAGAAGTGGCAGATTCCGGCACAGTGACGGTCAACGGCACCAATGTCGGGGCCCTCAAGCACCGCAAAGTCCCGAAGTATCGCCGGAACATCGGCTGTATTTTCCAGGACTACCGGCTGCTGCCAAGGCTTACGGTGTATGAAAACATCGCCTTTGCTCTGGAGGTAACGGGTACGCCCTCGAAGCAGATCCGCCAGCGGGTCAGGGAAGTCCTGGAACTCGTGGATCTGAAGGACAAGGAACGGGCTTACCCGGATGAACTCTCCGGGGGCCAGCAGCAGCGTGTCACGATCGGCCGTGCCATTGCGAACCGGCCTTCGATCCTCATTGCGGATGAGCCTACCGGAAACCTGGATCCCAATATGTCGCTGGAAATCATCGAGCTTCTCGAGAAAATCAACCAGACCCAGGGCACAACGATCGTCATGGTCACCCATGACCGGGAACTTGTGGACCGGTTCCGCAAGCGGACGATCATGCTCGACAAAGGCTACATTGTGCATGATTCCAGCAAAGGCGGCTACAAATCGTTATGA
- a CDS encoding murein hydrolase activator EnvC family protein yields MKLKEKLTGFLVSASLAAAGCLPAVMIPVYAEDYSDTEYWYSQCTKPQTSSEGVKACEGFREHENQRRQQLQQSITDFSNSIGSLEGETDKVAALAQEQKALAEELSNQISQKEAVIAQIEANIQALQEQIVQKQAEIDAWDAQIKSRMRHEQGNVGTNMLVDLVMGASDLNDMLRRISGIERITEDDQAQISRLNEMKAELELSVSEEKRLQEENTAQKAELEEQKAEAQRLEDSYNQLVAQYQQQIAELQAQKRAAEADMNAIRDFVITSAAAGSASITTSSGFNVPVLGGQYSAGTWAYPGGGLHLGLDWAAPIGTPVVAPANGIVLYAANPVASNSGYLGNMSGYPYGSGNSICLLCSMNGSLYAFSFFHLSQEGMAVRAGQSVSAGQQIALTGNSGNSTGPHCHIEVINLGNMSVEDAIKRFSSSADFAWGTGWGNTAGACEAKSSTPCRERPEVFFS; encoded by the coding sequence ATGAAACTGAAAGAAAAACTTACGGGTTTTCTCGTATCCGCGTCCCTGGCTGCAGCGGGCTGTCTGCCTGCGGTCATGATACCGGTGTATGCAGAAGACTATTCGGATACAGAATACTGGTACAGCCAGTGTACAAAACCCCAGACCTCTTCCGAGGGCGTGAAGGCCTGCGAAGGGTTCCGGGAACATGAAAACCAGCGGCGGCAGCAGCTGCAGCAGTCCATTACGGATTTTTCCAACTCCATTGGCAGCCTGGAGGGCGAGACGGACAAAGTCGCAGCCCTGGCTCAGGAACAGAAGGCCCTGGCAGAGGAGCTCTCGAACCAGATCAGCCAGAAGGAGGCCGTGATTGCCCAGATCGAAGCCAATATCCAGGCCCTGCAGGAACAGATCGTGCAGAAACAGGCGGAGATCGATGCCTGGGATGCACAGATCAAGTCGCGCATGCGGCACGAACAGGGCAATGTGGGGACCAACATGCTGGTGGATCTGGTGATGGGTGCCAGTGACCTGAATGACATGCTTCGGCGGATTTCCGGCATTGAGCGGATCACCGAGGATGACCAGGCGCAAATCAGCCGCCTGAATGAAATGAAGGCCGAGCTGGAGCTCTCGGTGAGCGAGGAAAAGCGTCTGCAGGAGGAAAACACGGCACAGAAAGCCGAGCTCGAGGAACAGAAAGCGGAAGCGCAGCGCCTCGAGGATTCCTATAACCAGCTTGTGGCGCAGTACCAGCAGCAGATTGCGGAACTGCAGGCACAGAAACGGGCGGCGGAAGCCGACATGAATGCGATCCGCGACTTTGTGATCACCTCCGCGGCAGCAGGATCTGCGTCCATCACAACGAGTTCGGGATTCAATGTCCCGGTTCTTGGCGGCCAGTATTCTGCCGGGACCTGGGCGTACCCCGGTGGGGGACTTCACCTGGGTCTTGACTGGGCGGCTCCCATTGGAACGCCGGTGGTGGCACCTGCCAACGGCATTGTGCTCTATGCGGCCAATCCCGTGGCTTCCAACTCCGGGTACCTGGGAAACATGTCCGGCTATCCGTATGGGAGCGGCAATTCAATCTGCCTGCTGTGTTCCATGAATGGGTCCCTGTATGCCTTCTCCTTTTTCCACCTCTCGCAGGAGGGGATGGCTGTGCGGGCGGGTCAGTCCGTGTCTGCAGGGCAGCAGATCGCCCTGACGGGCAACTCCGGGAACTCCACGGGCCCTCACTGTCACATCGAGGTGATCAATCTCGGGAACATGAGTGTCGAAGACGCCATCAAGCGGTTCTCTTCCAGTGCGGATTTTGCCTGGGGGACCGGGTGGGGCAATACCGCCGGAGCGTGTGAAGCCAAGAGCAGCACCCCCTGCCGCGAGAGACCGGAGGTCTTCTTCAGCTGA
- the ftsX gene encoding permease-like cell division protein FtsX, which translates to MLLFIKSLPRMVRSASKDISRHFSTAFSSSLSIAIALLIATFMTVMAASIDQFTKNIESEFVVQVSLLPTVTEEQRQALTDELSSMKGAGHVTYSTKDQELDELIAQNGEIFSQYAGEDRNPLLDVLTVHLENAQQVEAVSKEAAKLDGVASVSYGGSMISKMVDVFDAARTGGWLLVGFMIILAVYLTRISVKMTIHTRQEEIAIMRQVGAYNWYITTPFVFEGLIIGFWGALVPGLLVLLGYPALYNLLGGVLLSDMFVLISPWPFAAYVTACVFGIGLLTGALGSWLAVRKYLRWYR; encoded by the coding sequence ATGCTCTTGTTCATCAAAAGCCTGCCACGGATGGTGCGCAGTGCCAGCAAAGATATCAGCCGTCATTTCTCCACTGCATTCTCCAGCAGCCTGTCCATTGCGATTGCGCTGCTGATCGCGACGTTCATGACCGTCATGGCTGCGAGCATTGACCAGTTCACCAAAAATATCGAAAGCGAATTCGTTGTGCAGGTCTCGCTGCTGCCGACAGTGACGGAAGAACAGCGCCAGGCCCTCACGGATGAACTCTCTTCCATGAAGGGAGCCGGTCACGTGACGTATTCGACCAAAGACCAGGAGCTGGACGAACTCATTGCGCAAAACGGTGAAATCTTCAGCCAGTATGCGGGAGAAGACCGCAATCCGCTGCTGGATGTCCTGACCGTGCATCTGGAAAACGCCCAGCAGGTGGAAGCTGTTTCGAAGGAGGCGGCAAAACTTGATGGTGTGGCTTCGGTTTCCTATGGCGGATCCATGATTTCCAAAATGGTGGATGTCTTTGATGCGGCCCGGACTGGTGGATGGCTCCTGGTGGGCTTCATGATCATACTGGCGGTGTACCTGACGAGGATTTCGGTGAAAATGACCATTCACACCCGGCAGGAGGAAATCGCCATCATGCGGCAGGTGGGTGCCTACAACTGGTATATCACCACGCCGTTTGTCTTTGAGGGACTCATCATCGGATTCTGGGGCGCTCTTGTCCCGGGACTGCTGGTCCTTCTGGGCTATCCGGCCCTCTACAATCTTCTGGGCGGCGTACTGCTGTCAGACATGTTTGTTCTGATTTCCCCCTGGCCCTTTGCGGCGTATGTGACCGCCTGTGTCTTTGGCATCGGCCTGCTCACCGGTGCCCTGGGGTCCTGGCTGGCTGTCCGCAAATATCTGAGGTGGTATCGATGA
- a CDS encoding tetratricopeptide repeat protein: protein MEQELLNDVIREYRQLMEAGDLPAALPLIRQAAHWGDLESQILAADLYMNTLQNPAQALEYTRLAALNGDTESMLNLGMMLRERREFDKAFYFIQKAAMAGCTRAYEPLAAMYMMGQGTPRDLQQAKYWNLQGLEADPENAGLQRQHRVLEKAGC, encoded by the coding sequence ATGGAACAGGAACTTTTGAATGATGTGATTCGCGAATACAGGCAGCTGATGGAAGCAGGCGATCTGCCGGCGGCCCTGCCCCTGATCCGGCAGGCAGCTCACTGGGGAGATCTGGAGAGCCAGATTCTGGCGGCGGATCTGTACATGAATACCCTGCAGAATCCGGCCCAGGCACTGGAATACACCAGGCTGGCCGCACTGAATGGAGATACCGAATCCATGCTGAATCTCGGGATGATGCTGCGGGAGCGCCGTGAGTTTGACAAGGCATTTTATTTTATTCAGAAAGCGGCGATGGCCGGGTGCACCCGGGCATATGAGCCGCTGGCGGCGATGTACATGATGGGGCAGGGAACACCCAGGGACCTGCAGCAGGCAAAGTACTGGAATCTCCAGGGGCTGGAGGCAGATCCGGAAAATGCCGGACTGCAGCGTCAGCACCGGGTGCTGGAAAAAGCGGGGTGCTGA
- a CDS encoding ribokinase, giving the protein MKALIFGSLNQDIVYDVDHFGKPGETTKALRISRYPGGKGLNQAIAASKAGSNVHMAGCIGPEGTWLLNELETAGVNATHIRIVPDTATGTAIIERDPAGANRILLDPGANNCCTPEQIRETLAGFEAGDLLICQNEISHLTSLLEQAKAKRMRILFNPAPMTPDILDLDLREVTWLAVNESECARLLGCTCDDPMQLCRLFRQRYPETGLVLTLGSRGSLSLQGQSLCRVPSCCVQAVDTTGAGDTWLGYFADGCSRGLSVPDSMMRANAAAALSVQVAGAASSIPSDREVSAFLAQQPMESVITELEL; this is encoded by the coding sequence ATGAAAGCACTGATATTCGGTTCCCTGAACCAGGACATCGTCTATGACGTCGATCACTTCGGCAAACCCGGTGAAACCACAAAAGCGCTTCGCATCAGCCGCTACCCCGGCGGCAAAGGTCTCAACCAGGCAATCGCCGCTTCGAAAGCCGGAAGCAATGTGCATATGGCCGGCTGCATTGGCCCGGAAGGGACCTGGCTGCTGAATGAACTGGAAACTGCCGGTGTAAACGCCACCCATATCCGGATTGTGCCGGATACTGCCACCGGGACAGCAATCATTGAACGGGACCCTGCGGGGGCGAACCGCATTCTTCTCGATCCCGGGGCCAACAACTGCTGTACACCAGAGCAGATCCGGGAAACTCTGGCGGGCTTTGAAGCCGGAGATCTGCTGATCTGTCAGAACGAAATCAGCCACCTGACATCCCTGCTGGAGCAGGCCAAGGCCAAAAGAATGCGGATTCTCTTCAATCCCGCTCCCATGACCCCCGATATCCTGGACCTGGATCTTCGTGAAGTGACGTGGCTGGCAGTGAATGAAAGCGAATGTGCCCGGCTGCTGGGATGCACCTGTGACGACCCGATGCAGCTTTGCCGTCTGTTTCGCCAGCGGTATCCAGAAACAGGACTCGTGCTGACACTCGGGTCCAGGGGGTCACTGTCGCTTCAGGGCCAGTCTCTTTGCCGCGTCCCATCCTGCTGCGTGCAGGCCGTGGATACCACTGGAGCTGGTGACACCTGGCTGGGGTACTTTGCGGATGGCTGCAGCCGGGGTTTGTCTGTACCCGATTCCATGATGCGTGCAAATGCAGCTGCAGCTTTATCGGTACAGGTTGCCGGTGCAGCCTCTTCGATTCCCTCAGACCGCGAGGTCTCAGCGTTTCTGGCTCAGCAGCCGATGGAGTCTGTCATCACCGAACTGGAACTGTGA